Within the Kiritimatiellia bacterium genome, the region ACCTCATGAAAGTCGCCGCCGTTCTCAAGGGGCGCAAAGCTCATCCGGATGTAAGCCTGGTTATAGCGCCGGCTTCGCGCCAGACGTTTTCCCTGCTGGCGAAAAACGGAGCGCTGGAAATATTCCTGTCCGCCGGCGCGAGAATTCTGGAGCCGGTTTGCGGCTTCTGCATCGGCAATTGCCACGCGCCCCGGACGGAAGGGGTAAGCCTGCGGACCACCAACCGGAATTTCCGGGGAAGATCGGGGACCAAGTCGGCGAAGGTTTATCTGGTCAGTCCGGAAACGGCGGCGGTTTCAGCGGTGCTGGGGGTGATTGCCGACCCCGCCGCCGCGGGTTTTGAATGCCCGCCGCGCGCCGCGCCCGAGATTTTTCCGATTGACGACAGCATGATCAGCGCTCCGTTGCCGGAAGCCGGGCGCGCGGCAGTGGAAATTCTGCGCGGGCCGAACATTGGCCGGCCGCTTGCGCTGGAGCCGCTGGCCGACGCTATCACTGGGAAAATAGAGTTGAAAACCGGAGACAAGGTTACCACCGATGACATTATGCCGGCCGGCGCCCGCTTGAAATACCGCTCCAACATAGAAAAGTATGCGCAATTCGTCTTTGAACACGTTGACGCCGGTTTCAGCCGGCGCTGCCTTGAGAATAAAAAGAAAAACATTGATTCAGTTATTATCGGCGGATTGAGTTACGGGCAGGGGTCCTCGCGCGAGCATGCCGCGGTTTGCCCGCGCTATCTCGGCGTGAAGGCCGTGATCGCCAGATCGTTTGAGCGAATCCACCTTGCCAACCTGGTAAATTACGGCATTGTGCCTCTCGTTTTTGCCGTTCCGGAAGATTATGAGCGGTTCAATCAGTCGGATGAAATTGAAATCAACGGTCTGCGCAACGCCGTTAAGGACGGGGGGAAAATACAAGTCTTAAACAGGACGAAAAACCTGAAAATAGAAGCCAGTCTTTTATTGAGCGCCAGACAGCGCGAAATTCTGCTGGCGGGAGGAGCGTTAAATCATGCAGGCAAAAAATAATGCTGAAAAAATACGGTTTGAAAATATTGCCGGAAAATGCAAAGTCCCCGATCATCCTGTTATTCCCTTCATTGAAGGCGACGGCACGGGGCCGGATATCTGGAAGGCGTCGGTCCGAGTGTTTGATGCGGCCGTGGAAAAAGCGTACGGCGGCAAGCGCAAGATAGCCTGGAAAGAGGCGCTGGCCGGCGAAAAGGCCTTTCGCCGGGTGGGCACATGGCTGCCCGAGGAAACGGTTGCGGCTTTTAATGATTACCTGGTGGGAATCAAGGGGCCTTTGACAACGCCGATCGGCGGCGGCCACCGCAGTCTGAATGTGGCCTTGCGCCAGCAGCTTGACTTGTTTGTCTGCCTGCGTCCCGTGCGCTGGTTTGAAGGCGTGCCGAGTCCGGTCAAATGTCCGGGAAAAGTGAACATGATCGTGTTCCGTGAAAACACGGAGGATGTTTACGCCGGACTGGAAGTGCCGGCGGGGAGCCAGGAGGCCGCGCGGCTGATTGGTTTTCTCAAGAAGGAATACGGCTGGAACATCCGCGCCGATTCGGGGCTGGGAATAAAACCGATCAGCGAGGCGGCCAGCAAGCGCTTAATCCGCGCGGCCTTTGAGTATGCCGTTAAAAATAACCGCCGCAGCGTTACGCTTGTGCACAAGGGCAACATCCAGAAATTCACCGAGGGCGCCTTCAAGGCCTGGGGCTATGACGTGGCGCGGGAATACGAGGGAAAAGTCGCGGTCAGGGATGTTATTGCCGACATATTTTTCCAGCAGGCGCTCACCCGGCCCGAGGAATTTGACGTGATTGCCACCATGAACCTCAACGGCGATTATATGTCCGACGCGCTCGCGGCGCAGGTCGGCGGGATCGGCATCGCGCCGGGGGCGAACATCAATTATGAGACCGGTTGCGCCGTTTTTGAGGCCACCCACGGCACCGCCCCGAAATACGCCGGCCAGGACAAGGTCAATCCCGGCTCGGTGATCCTCTCCGGGGAAATGATGTTCAGGTACATGGGCTGGATTGAGGCGGCCGACCTGATTATTGCGGGCATCAGCCGCGCAATCAAGAACAAGACGGTTACCTATGACTTTCACCGCCTCATGGAAAACGCCACGTTGTTGAAATGTTCCGAGTTCGGCGGAGAAATCATAAGGAACATGTGATTTCCGGTGTCGTTCCGGCGCGGGGTGTTTCTCGGCGCCGTGCGCATTCCAGCGGGATTTTGCTTTTCCGTCCGGGAAGGTCGGCCACAAACAACGGCATGCTCAATCCCCCCAGGGTCTGTCTCAGGCGCGCCGATAATTCAGCGCTTGCGGATTTGCGCGTGATGAAATGCCGGACGCCGCGGACCGGGTCGCAACGAAAGGCGTAATAGGGCCGGACCATGATGCGCTGCAGATTGTTAAACAGCTTTGCCAGGACCGGCAGAGAATCATTGACGCCCCGCAGGAGAACCGTCTGGTTGGAGACCGGCAGGCCGGATTGCTGAAGAGAACGGCACGCTTTTTCCGCTTCCGCGGTAATTTCGCGCGGATGGTTGAACTGGGTGTTTATCCAGAGCGGCCGGTGCTTTGCCAGGCAGGCGCACAATTCAGCGTCAATCCGCATCGGCAAAACCACCGGCGCGCGGGTCCCGATCCGCAGAACTTCCACGTGCTTGATCGCGGTCAGTTCCGCCATAACCCCGTCCAATACGGCGGTTTCCAGCAGAAGCGGGTCGCCGCCCGAGAGGATTACTTCCCGGATTTTCTTCTTCCGGCGGATGTATTTCAGGATTTGCGGCAGGCGGCTCTCAATGTTTTCCGCCGGGGAACGGTTAAGGCTGTTTTTTCGTGTGCAATGCCGGCAGCGCACCGCGCAATTGTTCGTGACCAGAACGACCACGCGGTTGCGGTAACGGTGAATCAGGCCGGGCACGGGTTCGTACGCCTTTTCGCCGAGCGGGTCCGCCGGCGTGTCTTTATCCGCCAGTTCGCGGATGTCGGGCAGAAACTGGCGCAGGACCGGGTCGCGTTTGTCGCCGGGATGGCACAGGGAGAAATAATACGGCGTTACGCAAAAAGGATAGCGCGCCGCCGCCGTTTTTAAAGCGGCCAGCTGTTTCGGGTGAATCTCAATCCAATCCGCCAGACAGGCTGGGTTTGCAATCCGGTTTACCATCTGCCAGCGCCAGTCATGCCAATGGCGGTTATGTTTCAGCGGAAAATTGTTTTGCGCGCGCATAATCCGGGATCATGCCGCATTCTTGAGGAAAAATCAACTGTGCGCGCGAATAATCATCCGGAATAATCTTGACCGCGCCGGATGATTTGTTGCATTATAAATTTCAATTTTCAGGAGGGTTCATTAATGAAAATTCTTGCCGGTATTGTGGTTTTTATTTTTTATGCCGCTTTGTGCGGAGCCCAGCCCCTTCCGCCGCCCGCGGCCGCGCCGATCGGCGGCTCAGCCTCGGAACAGGGCGCTCCGTCGGCGACCAACCTTCCGCCGCCCGCGCCGCCCAAAGACCCGGCGCAGTGCGTAATTGCCCGTTTCAGTTTTGAAAACACCGTTCAGCCGGATATTGGCGGCGGCGCCACAATCCCGGTAACATTTGCCCGGGAATCCGCGGCTTATCTTGAGGGCGCGCCGGTGGCCGAGGGCGCGCCGCGCTTTGTGGAAGGCCGCTCCGGCCGGGCCATTCTCCTGGAATCGGCTTATGAAAACATGTTTTCCATCGGCCTCTCCTGCGCCGAGGACGCGACTTCTTTCCGGCCGCTTCCAGGTGCCGAACTTGCGTTGTCTTCCGAACGCCCCTGGCAGGGCAAAACGGCGCTTTCCGTAACGACGAAGGGCGAGAACGCCGAGGAGGGTTTTTGCGCCGAGGTTCGGGTTGAAAAGGCGCTTTATACCAAAGAAAGTTCGCCGGCCATTGCGCCGGCTTTTTACCTGGCATCCCTTTACCTCAAGGGCCGGGGCAACATTAAAATCACGCTCAAGGACGTTGAAAGCGGCGAATGCGGGGAAACGGTCTATGCGGAATTGTCGGATAATTGGCAGAGGTTTTCCTGCTCGTTCGCCTATGCCTTCAAGCGCGTCAACATCGGCGCCAATCACGAAACGGATTGGAAGAAATCTCTTCCTCCGGAAGCCGGCCTTGACGCCAGACTGCAATTGATTTGCGCTACGGTGGACAGCCAGAAACTGGATTTTCTCGCAGACGGCCTTCAGCTTGAACAGCGGTATGCCGCCGGCCGGAACGCGGAACTTTCGCCGCATTCCTGGGTCATGGGCGCCTTCCGGGCCGCTCATGAACAAATGACAATTGACATCCGGAACGATTATTTCAACTCCTGGAAGAAATCCGGAAGCATCGCGTTCTGGTTCAAGCCGATGTGGGATGCGCGCGACGGCGGCGCGGAGCTTATTCTGCAAATCGCGACAAACCAGCTCGTTTTATCCCATCGCGGACAGAAAATCGTTTTTGCGCCGGCCGGCGTTTCCTTCACGCCCTATGACTGGAAAAACAACTGGCATTATTTCGTGCTGGCCTGGAACGAAACCGGCGAACGCATGCTTTACGTGGACGGCATGGATTATCCGAACCCCGCCGGCGAAACGCGGTTGATGAAAAAGCCCGAGTTTGTTGTCGCCGGCGATTTTTTTAAAAACCTTTCACCCAATGGCGCCATTGACGAGCTGATCTTTTACAATATCGCGCTCAATTCAGAGCAGGCAAGATCCCTGGCCGCCGCGGAACCCGCGCCAGACCGGTTGGCCCCGGTACCCGCGCCTGCCGCAGCGCCGCTTCCCGCCTCCGGGCCGCCCGCCGTTTCCAACGCGCCGCCGCCTGCCGCAGCCGGACAGGATGAGTCCGAAGAAGAAGAAGAGTGACTTTTGTTAACACCCGAATATTGCGCGAAAAATCGTGTAATATTCGTCCAGGCAGGTATTGCCCGCTGATGAAAGATCGTCTACGTCAGGCATCATTGGTGGCATGGGGCCGGACAGACGCGGCGGTCACAGCGCCGGCGGGGTTGGCAGTCCTTCCAATATTTTCAGTGAATTTTGCAGATCTTTTTCCGGAAGTTCGGCGTCGGACAATTTTCCGGCTTGATACGCGGCATATCCGGTCAGGTCCATGAGGCCGTGCCCGGACCAATTCATTAAAATGACCCTTTCTTTCCCTTCCTCTTTGGCTTTCGCGGCTTCCCGGGCGGCCGCCGCGATGGCGTGAGCCGTTTCCGGGGCCGGGATAAATCCTTCCGTGTTGGCCCATAAGAGCGCCGTTTTATAGCATTCCATCTGTTGGAGAGCGCACGCTTCAATGAGACCTTCGCGCCTGACGTGGCTGACCAGCGGGGCCATGCCGTGGTAACGGAGTCCGCCGGCATGGATTGGACGGGGCACGAAGCCGTGTCCCAGGCTGTGCATGGCAAGGAGCGGCGTCATCATGGCGACGTCGCCGGAATCATAGACAAACGGACCGCGGGTAAGGGTCGGGCAGGCCGCCGGCTCAACCGCGACAAGACGGACTTCTTTGCCGTGGATTTTGTCGCAGATGAACGGGAAAGCGATGCCGGCGAAATTGGAGCCGCCGCCCACGCAGCCGATGACGACATCCGGGTATTCCGCGATCATTTTCATCTGTTTCTGTGCCTCAAGCCCGATGATGGTCTGATGCAGGAGCACGTGGTTGAGCACACTGCCGAGCGCGTAACGGGTGTCTTGGGAAGTGACGGCGTCTTCAATGGCTTCGCTGATGGCGATTGCCAGGCTGCCGGGGGTGTCGGGGTTTTTTGCGAGTATTTCGCGTCCGGACTTGGTCTGGCTGCTGGGGCTGGCAACGCATTCCGCCCCCCAGACATTCATCATCATTTTGCGCAAGGGTTTTTGTTCAAAGCTGATTTTAACCATGTAAACCTTGCAAACGAGGCCGAAAAGCTGGCAGGCGAATGAAAGCGCGCTGCCCCACTGGCCGGCTCCGGTTTCGGTTGTCAACCGCTTGATGCCGAACGCCCGGTTGTAATATGCCTGTGGAACGGCCGTGTTGGTTTTATGGCTGCCGGCCGGCGACCAACCCTCGTTTTTGTAATAAATTCTCGCGGGCGTGCCGAGCGCCTTTTCAAATGCGCGCGCGCGGCAGAGGGGCGTGGGCCTCCACAAGAGGAGCTTTTCCATGACCTCTTCCGGTATGTCAATCCAGCGCTGGGCGCTGACTTCCTGTTCAATGAGGTTCATGGGGAAAACCGGGGCGAGCGCGTCGGGGCCGATCGGCTTGCCGTTTTTATCCACCGGCGGCGGGAGAGGGTGGGGCAGGTCGGCCTGGATGTTATACCACTGGCGCGGCATGTCTTTTTCGTCCAGAAAGATTTTTACCGTGTTTTCGGCGCGACTGATCCGCTTGTTCATGTTTTTTTCCTCTAATGTTTCATACTTGGCTTGCCTTCAATCATATGCGCGCCGGCATAATGCCCCGGCGGCGGGCATTGACTTCCCGTGCGCCGAGCGATTCTCCGCACACCCGGCAACGATAATCGTAAAGTTCGCCGGCCGGCAGGACGAGCAGCAGGCGCTCGCGCACCGGCCGCAACTGACGGCATTTCGGGCAGTACAATTCCGAGGCCGTCAAATTTTCAAATTGCCGCTTTGTCCGCATGAATTTGAATTAAACGCTTGAGATAAATCCACTTTAATTTAAGATAATTCCCGGCTGTGTCAATATGCAAAAGGAGAAAATTGAAAATCTGCGTTGATATCCAGGCGGCGGTTGCCCAGGGCGCGGGCGTCGGGCGTTACACGCGGCTCCTGGCTGAAAACCTGTCCGGGATAGCGGGGAGCGACCGGTTGTCCTTTTTTTATTTTGATTTCATGCGGCGGGGATTATCGTCGCCTTTGCCCGGCAGCCGCGCGGTGCGCTGGTGTCCGGGACGGCTTGCGCAGTCCTGCTGGAAACGGATGGACTGGCCGCCTTATGACTGGTTCGCGGGCAGGGCCGACGTGTATCATTTTACCAACTTCATCATCCCCCCCCTTTCCGGCGGAAAAAAAGCGGTGACGATTTATGACGCCAGTTTCCTGCGCTGTCCGGAATTCACCGAGAGCCGCAATCTCGCCTTTTTGAGCGCCAAAATCAGCGACACGGTTAAAAGGGCCGACGCCATCATCACTATTTCGCATTTCAGCGCCGCGGAACTTGCCTGTTTTTTTCCGCAGGCCCGGGGCCGAATCCATGTGATTTATCCCGGGGTCGCGCAACAAGCGCCGCCGGCGATTCAAAACCGCCCTAAAATGGCTGAGCCGCCGTATATCCTTACGGTCGGCACGATTGAACCGCGTAAAAACATCGCCTTTTTGGTGGAAATTTTTGAAAAAATGCGGGCATTCAAAGGGCGGCTGGTCATTGCCGGACGGCTTGGATGGAAATATTCTCCGATTCTTGAACGCCTCCGCGCTTCACCGCGCGCGGCCGACATCCGCCTGCTGGAGAATGTAAATGACGGCGAATTGGCTTCCCTTTATGCCGGGGCCGAGGCGTTTGTTTTTCCTTCGCTTTACGAGGGGTTTGGTTTCCCGCCGCTGGAGGCCGCGGCCTGCGGCGCGCCGGTGGTCTCCTCCGCGGCGGGCTCCTTGCGGGAAGTTCTGGGAAATGGAGCGCTCCTGATTGACAAATACGACGCCGGACAATGGGCCGAGGCGGTAATGGGGATTATCAACGACGTCTCCCGCCGCCGGGCGCTGGTTGACCGGGGCCGCCTTCAGGCCGCCCGCTACACATGGGCGGAAACCGCAAGGAAAACCATGGAGCTTTACCGGAGTTTGGCCTGATGAAAATAGGAATTGACGCGCGTTGGATTTTCAATGAAACGTCCGGAATCGGCGTTTATACCGCCGAGTTGGCGCGTCATCTGGCACAAATTGACAAGCGGAACCAATATGTCCTCTTTTTCCGCGACGGCGGCCTGATGAACACGATCATGGCCGGAATCAAACCCTGCGGTGCGGAGAATTTTACGGGGCATCTTCTGGATTTCGGCGTCTTTTCAGTCAAAAATCAATTCGTCATGCCGGCGCTTATCAGGAAGCTCGGCCTGGACCTGTTTCATTCAACCAATTACATGATTCCGATGCTGTCCTTTCCCCGAGATTGTTGCGGCGCTCCGGCTTGCGTGATAAACATCCACGACCTTATTCCCCTGGTTTTACCGGAGGCCGCCCCGCGCGCTCTCAAGGCAAAATTTCCTCCGCTCTACCGCTGGGTGATGAAAGAAGTGGCCGCGCGGAGCAGCCTGATCATCACCGGCAGCCAGTCTTCGCGCGGTGACATAATCAATCTGCTGCGCTGCCGCCCGGAGCGCGTCGCGGCAATTCCAGACGGAGTTTCGGCGAGCTTTCGTCCGCCTGAAACGGGCGTTCCGCCGTCAACCTATCCCCGCCGCCTGCGGCAAAAAAAGATCGTTCTCTGGGTCGGCCGCCGCGACCCTTATAAAAACCTGGCCGGCCTGGTCCGGGCGTTTTCCATCCTGCGCTCAAATTACGCCGGGCCGCTTGAACTGCGCCTGGTTGGGCCGGATGATTCCCGGTATCCGGAGGCTCCCCGGAGCGTCGTTGCGCTCGGCCTTGCGGATGCGGTCAGATGGGTTGGCCATGTTTCCGCGGAGGAACTGGTCCGCGAATATCAGAATGCCGACGTGTTTGTCATGCCGTCGCGTTACGAGGGGTTTGGGCTGCCCGTTCTTGAGGCTTTTGCCTGCGGCACGCCGGTGATCTGCAGCAACAGGAGCTCTTTGCCAGAAATATGCGGTTCCGCCGCTCTCCAGGTTGACCCGGATGACGCCGCCGCGCTTGCGGACGCGATGCGGCGCGTGTTGACGGATTTCAGCCTGGCCGACGGCATGACGGAGCGCGGCATTCGCCAGGCGGCCGGATACACCTGGCTTGAAACCGCCCGGCGGACTCTCCAAGCTTATGAACAGGTTGCGATGGTTCAAGAATGATTGACGGGACACAGATAAAAGTCGTGCTTGCGCATGACTGGTTGACTGGCATGCGCGGCGGCGAGCGCGTGCTGGAATACCTCTGCCGGATGTTTCCGCGCGCGCCGATTTACACTCTTGTTTATAATCCGGCCGCCGTTTCGGACGTTATCAACCGCCACCCGGTGAAAACTTCCTGGCTTCAGAAAATTCCGGGCGCTTTTAAATATTACCGCAGTTTTCTGCCGTTTTTTCCCGGCGCCATTGAGGGGTTGCGGGTTGAAGAACCCGCCGATCTTGTCATCAGTCTTTCGCATTGCGTCGCCAAGGGGCTGATTCCGCCGGCCGGCGCGCGCCATTTGTGTTATTGTTTCACGCCCATGCGTTACGCCTGGGTTTTTTACGGCGAATATTTCGGGAGCAATCCGCTCAAAAAAGCAACGCTCGCGCCGGTCCTGCGGCGTCTCCGCCAATGGGATAAAGCCAGCTCGGCGCGGGTGGATTCTTTTGTTACGCTCAGCGAACACGTCCGGAAAAGAATCGGGGATTTTTACAACCGCGAGGCCGCCGTGGTCTATCCGCCCGTTGATCTCTCGTTCTGGAAGCCGGCCGGCGGCGCCCCGGCCGGCCGGCCGGGAGATTACGACCTGGTTGTCTCCGCCCTGGTGCCCTACAAACGGATTGACATTGCCGTCCGGGCTTATACGCAGTCGGGGTTTCCTTTGAAAATCGCCGGCGGCGGTCCGGAAAGCCGGAAATTGAAGAGGCTGGCCGGCAAAAACATCGTTTTTCTCGGACGCGTAACCGACGGACAGCTCCTTGAGTTGTACCGCAATTGCCGCGCCCTGGTTTTCCCGGGCGAAGAGGATTTCGGTATTGTGCCGGTTGAAGCCCAGGCCTGCGGCCGGCCGGTTGTGGCTTATGCGCGGGGCGGGGCGTTGGAAACCGTGGCGGACGGCGCGACCGGGGTTTTTTTTGAACAACAGGACGAAAAATCACTGCTGGCGGCCGTGGAAAAATGCGCCGCCGCGCGGTGGGACGCGGAGGTTATCCGGGCAAACGCCGCGCGATTCAGCGGGCAGAATTTTATTGCGGGGTTGCGGGCCAATATCATGAAATGTCTGGAGGGATAAGGCCGATGTATTATCAATCTTTCAACGGATTTATGCGCGGGATACTGACGCCGTCCGTGCGGTTTCTGCTGGCGGCCACCGGCGTCGTTTTCCTGGTCCAGTTGCTCGTTGATCCCCTGCTCGGCGGCCGGGTCACTTTGCTTTTCAGCCTGAGCTGGGCCGGAATTAAACATTTTCTGTTCTGGCAGCTTGCCACTTATATTTTCATGCACGGCGGGCTTTTGCATCTCATCCTGAACATGCTGGGCCTTTTCTTTTTCGGCCCGGAGACCGAGCGCGCGCTCGGTTCAAAACAGTTCATGATGCTCTACCTGGCCTGCGGGGTCCTGGGCGGCCTTGGCTGGCTGCTGTTTACCAGCAGCCACACGGCGGCAATCTGCCTGGGCGCTTCCGGCGCCGTTTTCGGAATTTTAGGCGCTTTTGCCGCCCTTTTTCCCAACCGCCCCGTAACGATTTTGGTGTTTTTTGTCCTGCCGGTAACCATGAAGGCCCGTTCGCTGGCGATTGCCCTGGCCGTGTTCACATTGCTGGCCACAATCAGCCAGCCGGGCAATATCGCTTATGCCGCCCATCTCGCCGGGGGGCTGGCCGGTTATTTTTATATCGTCCTGTTTCATGCCGGCAAAAATTTTGTCCGCCCCACCTTGCGTCAGATGGCCAACGATTTGCTCTGGCGCTGGCACCGGCGCAAATTCAAAGTCATGCGCGGCGATGCTCACGGGTTTGACGATGCGGATGATTTTCCGACGAATGACGAAGTGAACGCCGTGCTTGAAAAAATCAGCAGATATGGCATAAAGAGCCTGACGCCGCGCGAACACGAAATATTGAAACGCGCCAGCCGCGCGCGACGGCCGGAAAACAGAGGTTGGCGGCGCGAATGAGAACTTCATGAAAAAAATTACGGCGGTAACGTTGATCGCGCTGGCGGGCATGGCCGTCTGCCGGGCGGACAACGGAACGAATGCGGCCGCGGCATCGCCGCGGCGGGAGGAGGCACAGATGAAGATAATTGAACGTTGCAGCGGCGCCTGGCGGCCCAATCTTTCCGAAAAGGAAAAGAACACGCTCTTTGCCGTTGCCCGGGACACCCTGCGCTGGTGCGTGGAGCAAAAAGGCGGGAAATTTCCGATGGAAAAATACGAGCTCACGCCGAAACTGAAGATTGCCACGGCCACTTTTGTAACGCTTAAAACAAGGGGTGAACTGCGCGGATGCATCGGCTCGCTGGCGCCTTCCGAGCCGCTTTATCTTTCCGTCCATCAAAACGCAATTAATGCCGCCCTGCATGACTATCGTTTTCAGCCGGTTACGGCCGGCGAATTGGATTCCATTTCGGTGGATGTTTCCATCTTGAGCCCTATCCGCGACATTCCTTCGCTGGATGAATTCAAACTGGGTGCGCAGGGAATCATCATGAGCAAGGGCATGGCCCGGTCGGTCTTTTTGCCGGAAGTCGCCCTTGAGCAGAAATGGACCAAGGAGGAAACTTGCACGCATCTGGCGTTGAAGGCCGGGCTTGAGCCGGATGCCTGGAAAAAAAATACCCGTTTCCAGGTGTTTGAGAGCGTGGTGCTCTCGCGCGCGGGGGAGGAATAGTTATTGGCCGGCAAATGCGGGCGCGATTGCCAGGACGCCGTAGCGGATCATCATGACCGCATAAGCGGCCAGGATGAGCATGAACACTTTTGAAACCGCCATGGCGACCGACCGCCCCAGTTTTTGTATCAGCCATTCGGCCGCGAAGAGACAAATGCCGATAATCACCAGGTTGGCGGCCAGCGCCGCCAGGACCGGCCAGAATTCCGGCAGACAGCCCCAGAAGGGAGTATCGGGACGGCTGTGCATGAGGAGCGTCGTAATCGCGCCCGGCCCGATGATGAGCGGCGTGCCGAGCGGGACGACCCCGAACTGTTCGGTCAATTTCACGGCTTCCTCGGTCTTGTCGCGCACTATGTCCTGCAATGACATCCAGAGGAGAACAATTCCGCCGGCAATTTGCAAATCGGCCACTTCAATGCCGATGGCTTTCAGGAGGACATGGCCGAAGAAAGTGAAAACCAGGCCGAGGATCAGGGCCGTTGCCAGCGCCTGCAAGACCATCTTTTTTTTGGCTGCCTTGGCTGTCTCGGCCGAAAGCGCCGCAAAAATCGCGGTGGTCCCGATCGGGTCCAGGACTACCAGCAGGGGAAAAAAAACGCCGGCAAAGGTTGCGATGCCCATATACCGAAAAATGATATGATCCCGGCCTGAATAAGCAAGCCAATTTCTCCCGGCGCCTGGCGGAATCGGATGGGGCGGGGAGGAGCACGAAAAATATTTTGCTGGCGGAATGCGCCCTGCGGGAACTGGCGGAAAATCTTGCCGCAAAAAAGCGCAAAATAAAGGTAGGAGCCGAACCCCTGTTCGGCGATATATGTTTTGTTGTCCGGAATCGCCGCATGGGGATGCGGCTCCTACATCTTTCAAATACAGTTGCCGCTCCTGCGGACCAAATTTGATCTTACCACATCGGCAGGACGGGGGCCCAGCCGGGGCCGCCGAGGTTAATGATGAACGAAGTATTGTCGTTTACGGCGCGCAGAAGCCAGTTGCCGGTGCTTTCCTGATAAACCACAAGGTCGCATACGCCGTCGCCGTCATAGTCGCCCGGCACCGGTATATATCCGGGGCCACCGAACGGAACTCCATCGGCAATCAAGGCCGATCGTTTGCAGGACCAGATATACCAGCGGCCGGTTGATTCCTGGTAGACCGCCAGGTCGGAACAGCCGTCGCCGTCAAAGTCGCCGGAAACCGGAACGGCGTTTTCAACGCCCCAGAGAGTGCCCCATGTGATTTCGGTGCCGGACATGGCCATGATGTACCAGTATCTCATGGCGGTGTTATACATCGCCAAATCGGATATGCGGTCGCCGTCGTAGTCGCCTGATGCGGGAACGAATCCCATTCCGGTCAGCGATTCGCCCCAGAGCAGCGGCGTGCCCGCCGTGGTAACGATATACCAGAAACTTTCCGGGGACTGGCAGAGGGCGCCCTCGTAGATTTTGTCGCCGTCGTAGTCGCCGGAAACCGGTCTCTGGGTCGGCCCGCCGAATGATGCGGATGGAATGAGCACAGCCCAGCGGCTCAGGGAGGCGATCTTCCACAACCCCAGCGTTTCATTATAAACGGCGCAATCGCTGGTGCGGTCGCCGTCGTAATCGCCATTGATTGGCCGGTATCCGGGCCCGCCCCAGGAAATGTCCCAGACGAGCCGGCACCAGCGCCGGATTGAGCCGACGCGCCAGTTGCCGTTGTAGATGTTGTAGACTGCCAGATCGG harbors:
- a CDS encoding glycosyltransferase family 1 protein, with the protein product MKIGIDARWIFNETSGIGVYTAELARHLAQIDKRNQYVLFFRDGGLMNTIMAGIKPCGAENFTGHLLDFGVFSVKNQFVMPALIRKLGLDLFHSTNYMIPMLSFPRDCCGAPACVINIHDLIPLVLPEAAPRALKAKFPPLYRWVMKEVAARSSLIITGSQSSRGDIINLLRCRPERVAAIPDGVSASFRPPETGVPPSTYPRRLRQKKIVLWVGRRDPYKNLAGLVRAFSILRSNYAGPLELRLVGPDDSRYPEAPRSVVALGLADAVRWVGHVSAEELVREYQNADVFVMPSRYEGFGLPVLEAFACGTPVICSNRSSLPEICGSAALQVDPDDAAALADAMRRVLTDFSLADGMTERGIRQAAGYTWLETARRTLQAYEQVAMVQE
- a CDS encoding glycosyltransferase, with translation MIDGTQIKVVLAHDWLTGMRGGERVLEYLCRMFPRAPIYTLVYNPAAVSDVINRHPVKTSWLQKIPGAFKYYRSFLPFFPGAIEGLRVEEPADLVISLSHCVAKGLIPPAGARHLCYCFTPMRYAWVFYGEYFGSNPLKKATLAPVLRRLRQWDKASSARVDSFVTLSEHVRKRIGDFYNREAAVVYPPVDLSFWKPAGGAPAGRPGDYDLVVSALVPYKRIDIAVRAYTQSGFPLKIAGGGPESRKLKRLAGKNIVFLGRVTDGQLLELYRNCRALVFPGEEDFGIVPVEAQACGRPVVAYARGGALETVADGATGVFFEQQDEKSLLAAVEKCAAARWDAEVIRANAARFSGQNFIAGLRANIMKCLEG
- a CDS encoding rhomboid family intramembrane serine protease, with protein sequence MYYQSFNGFMRGILTPSVRFLLAATGVVFLVQLLVDPLLGGRVTLLFSLSWAGIKHFLFWQLATYIFMHGGLLHLILNMLGLFFFGPETERALGSKQFMMLYLACGVLGGLGWLLFTSSHTAAICLGASGAVFGILGAFAALFPNRPVTILVFFVLPVTMKARSLAIALAVFTLLATISQPGNIAYAAHLAGGLAGYFYIVLFHAGKNFVRPTLRQMANDLLWRWHRRKFKVMRGDAHGFDDADDFPTNDEVNAVLEKISRYGIKSLTPREHEILKRASRARRPENRGWRRE
- the amrA gene encoding AmmeMemoRadiSam system protein A is translated as MKKITAVTLIALAGMAVCRADNGTNAAAASPRREEAQMKIIERCSGAWRPNLSEKEKNTLFAVARDTLRWCVEQKGGKFPMEKYELTPKLKIATATFVTLKTRGELRGCIGSLAPSEPLYLSVHQNAINAALHDYRFQPVTAGELDSISVDVSILSPIRDIPSLDEFKLGAQGIIMSKGMARSVFLPEVALEQKWTKEETCTHLALKAGLEPDAWKKNTRFQVFESVVLSRAGEE
- a CDS encoding MarC family protein, with the protein product MGIATFAGVFFPLLVVLDPIGTTAIFAALSAETAKAAKKKMVLQALATALILGLVFTFFGHVLLKAIGIEVADLQIAGGIVLLWMSLQDIVRDKTEEAVKLTEQFGVVPLGTPLIIGPGAITTLLMHSRPDTPFWGCLPEFWPVLAALAANLVIIGICLFAAEWLIQKLGRSVAMAVSKVFMLILAAYAVMMIRYGVLAIAPAFAGQ